A DNA window from Rossellomorea marisflavi contains the following coding sequences:
- a CDS encoding sulfurtransferase TusA family protein — MKTDQLLDAKGLACPMPIVKTKKVMKDMSAGEVLEVQATDKGSKADLEAWAKSTGHQYLGLIEEGDVLKHYLRKSSDQDAAELSYETVASNEDLQAKIDASEDITILDVREAAEYAFNHIPGAVSIPMGELESRLEELKKESAIYVVCRTGNRSDMAAQTLVANGFTNVTNIVPGMSEWKGNTESDH, encoded by the coding sequence ATGAAAACCGATCAACTACTTGACGCAAAGGGCCTCGCGTGTCCGATGCCAATCGTCAAAACGAAAAAGGTCATGAAGGATATGAGTGCCGGCGAAGTGCTGGAGGTCCAGGCAACGGACAAAGGATCGAAGGCTGACCTTGAAGCGTGGGCAAAAAGTACAGGGCATCAATATCTTGGCCTGATTGAAGAAGGCGATGTACTGAAGCATTATCTGCGAAAATCATCCGACCAGGATGCAGCGGAGCTCTCGTACGAGACCGTTGCGAGCAACGAAGACCTACAGGCTAAGATCGATGCCTCAGAAGATATCACCATCCTTGATGTGCGTGAAGCGGCCGAGTATGCGTTCAATCATATCCCGGGTGCCGTATCCATCCCGATGGGGGAACTTGAATCGCGCCTTGAAGAACTAAAGAAAGAATCAGCCATTTACGTGGTTTGCCGCACAGGGAACCGCAGCGATATGGCCGCCCAAACACTTGTGGCCAATGGCTTCACCAACGTCACCAATATCGTACCTGGCATGAGTGAGTGGAAGGGAAATACGGAATCGGACCACTAA
- a CDS encoding MBL fold metallo-hydrolase: MSVNAMSSKEVAQKVMDQETLFILDVRNEDAFQDWKVEGKNFTYLNVPYFDLLDGVEDIMDQLPKDQDILVVCAKEGSSIMVAEMLSEEGLDVSYLSGGMKAWSEHLEPVKVGDLADGGELYQFVRLGKGCLSYMVLSGREAAVIDATRMTSAYTAFAGEKGAKIKHVFDTHLHADHISGGRMLAEQAGGSYWLPPKDATEVNFDYNKLEDGNSVTIGTSTIDFQAMHTPGHTIGSTSFIVDGHYLLSGDILFIDSIGRPDLAGMAEDWVGDLRESLYTRYRGLQDDLIVLPAHFMVIEELNEDGTVARSLGDLLKENHGLNIEDEGEFRKLVTENLPPQPNAYQEIRETNMGKVTPDEETQREMEIGPNRCAVR; encoded by the coding sequence GTGTCAGTCAATGCAATGAGCAGCAAAGAAGTCGCACAGAAAGTCATGGATCAGGAAACACTTTTCATCCTCGACGTCCGGAACGAAGACGCCTTTCAGGACTGGAAAGTGGAAGGGAAGAATTTCACCTATCTGAACGTCCCTTATTTTGACCTGCTGGACGGTGTGGAAGATATCATGGACCAGCTTCCGAAGGATCAGGACATCCTTGTCGTCTGCGCCAAGGAAGGATCCTCGATCATGGTGGCTGAGATGCTCTCAGAAGAAGGTCTTGACGTGTCGTATCTCAGCGGGGGCATGAAGGCATGGAGTGAGCATCTCGAACCGGTGAAAGTCGGTGACCTTGCAGACGGAGGAGAGCTTTATCAATTCGTCCGTCTCGGCAAAGGCTGCCTGTCCTACATGGTTCTATCCGGAAGGGAAGCAGCGGTCATCGATGCCACGCGCATGACCTCCGCCTACACGGCATTTGCCGGTGAAAAAGGAGCGAAGATCAAGCATGTCTTCGATACGCACCTTCACGCAGACCATATTTCCGGTGGGAGGATGTTGGCGGAACAAGCAGGCGGATCCTACTGGCTGCCGCCGAAGGACGCAACGGAGGTCAACTTCGACTACAACAAACTCGAAGACGGAAACTCGGTGACGATCGGAACGTCCACCATCGATTTCCAGGCTATGCACACACCTGGTCACACGATCGGCTCCACCTCGTTCATCGTCGATGGTCACTATCTCCTATCCGGGGATATCCTGTTCATCGACTCCATCGGACGCCCGGATCTTGCCGGAATGGCCGAAGACTGGGTCGGGGATCTGAGGGAAAGCCTCTACACACGCTACCGCGGACTGCAGGATGATCTGATTGTGCTTCCGGCTCACTTCATGGTGATCGAGGAGCTGAACGAAGATGGAACCGTTGCACGCAGCCTCGGAGATCTGTTGAAAGAAAACCACGGTCTCAACATTGAAGACGAGGGGGAATTCAGAAAGCTCGTGACCGAGAATCTGCCTCCGCAGCCGAATGCGTATCAGGAAATCCGTGAAACCAATATGGGGAAAGTCACCCCTGATGAAGAAACCCAACGAGAAATGGAAATCGGACCAAACCGCTGTGCGGTCCGCTAA
- a CDS encoding sulfurtransferase TusA family protein, translated as MESVKVLDAKGLACPMPIVRTKKEMNTIESGEVLEIHATDKGAKSDLTAWAKSGGHELVKHEEDGDVLKFWIKKG; from the coding sequence ATGGAATCAGTAAAAGTATTGGATGCAAAAGGATTGGCATGCCCGATGCCGATCGTCAGGACAAAAAAAGAAATGAACACGATCGAGTCAGGAGAAGTCCTTGAAATCCATGCAACGGATAAAGGAGCTAAAAGTGACCTCACCGCATGGGCCAAATCTGGCGGTCATGAACTTGTGAAGCATGAAGAAGACGGAGACGTATTGAAGTTCTGGATCAAAAAAGGATAA
- a CDS encoding HIT family protein: MSCFICDKHRSIIKTAGTTIYENEWVYVGHIDRKGKPNYAGHVMIDLKRHVPGMADMTGEEAAAFGIAMSHVSRALTESEGAEHVYAFVSGNSVPHLHMHLVARYPGTPEEHWGAMDVYDWEKAPMVGEEEIVALCMRLKERMESYE; this comes from the coding sequence GTGTCATGCTTCATCTGTGATAAACATAGAAGCATCATCAAGACCGCCGGAACGACGATTTATGAGAATGAATGGGTGTATGTCGGTCACATCGATCGCAAGGGAAAACCGAACTATGCGGGACATGTGATGATTGACTTGAAACGGCATGTACCGGGCATGGCGGATATGACGGGCGAAGAAGCCGCTGCATTCGGCATCGCCATGTCGCATGTGAGTCGGGCGCTGACGGAGAGTGAAGGAGCGGAGCATGTCTATGCTTTTGTGTCAGGGAATTCGGTCCCTCATCTTCATATGCATCTTGTGGCCAGATACCCAGGGACCCCAGAAGAACATTGGGGCGCCATGGACGTATACGATTGGGAGAAGGCGCCCATGGTCGGGGAAGAAGAAATCGTGGCCCTGTGCATGAGGTTGAAAGAAAGGATGGAATCATATGAGTGA
- a CDS encoding protein phosphatase 2C domain-containing protein, whose amino-acid sequence MSEWSWVGSDDIKVDEKDVLTFPNGIVVGRFGGNSGAGASKNEDAALLWVEEGEWEFAAILDAHQTAESASLVVETLEGEKERIQSILKQPIGEVFNPLQACILDIFREPGFLARCQEVQGETAILLVCRKENVLWWFSIGDCVVMLHHPELAAHGQYNLNQRHFYEWIGKASSFHGEIPCYGTGVRELREGTNTIFMTTDGLLECPGDPYPGGKEIFAALDEKSVEEGVADLLHKIEENGVRDSTTIVAWRIDNRCEATWPGNLRKP is encoded by the coding sequence ATGAGTGAATGGAGCTGGGTTGGAAGCGATGATATAAAGGTAGATGAGAAGGATGTCCTCACTTTTCCAAATGGGATAGTGGTGGGACGCTTCGGAGGGAATTCCGGGGCAGGTGCAAGCAAGAATGAGGACGCCGCTCTCTTATGGGTTGAAGAGGGGGAGTGGGAATTTGCCGCTATCCTTGATGCCCATCAGACGGCTGAGAGCGCATCCCTGGTCGTCGAGACGCTTGAAGGGGAGAAAGAGCGGATTCAATCCATCCTGAAGCAGCCGATTGGCGAGGTGTTCAATCCGTTGCAGGCCTGCATTCTGGATATATTCAGGGAACCTGGATTCCTTGCCCGCTGTCAGGAAGTGCAGGGTGAGACCGCTATCTTATTGGTATGCAGGAAAGAAAACGTCCTATGGTGGTTCTCGATCGGGGACTGCGTGGTCATGCTCCATCATCCCGAACTCGCCGCCCACGGGCAGTACAATCTGAATCAGCGCCATTTTTACGAATGGATCGGCAAGGCAAGCTCGTTCCATGGGGAAATCCCATGCTACGGCACAGGCGTGAGGGAGCTCAGGGAAGGGACGAATACCATCTTCATGACGACGGATGGACTGTTGGAATGTCCGGGAGATCCGTACCCCGGAGGTAAAGAGATCTTTGCTGCGTTGGATGAAAAGTCGGTGGAGGAAGGAGTGGCGGATCTTCTCCACAAAATCGAAGAAAACGGCGTGCGGGATAGCACGACGATTGTGGCATGGAGGATTGATAACCGTTGTGAAGCCACGTGGCCGGGGAATTTGAGAAAGCCATGA
- a CDS encoding DNA topology modulation protein, whose protein sequence is MKKVVLIGSGGSGKSTLATRLGEAIDLPVWHLDQLLWKPGWVPVEWEEVHGIQRKLISEEKWIIDGNYGSTMELRMDAADTIIFLDLSRWRCSYRAMKRMFRYHGKSRPDMREGCEERLDLTFLKWIWQYPKEKRPGILQKLAAYSEEKTIIHLKNPRKVRNFLKNAKTYKGASA, encoded by the coding sequence ATGAAGAAGGTAGTGTTGATCGGTTCGGGTGGGTCGGGAAAATCGACGCTGGCGACCCGTCTTGGGGAAGCAATTGATTTACCTGTCTGGCATTTGGACCAGCTGTTGTGGAAGCCGGGCTGGGTTCCGGTCGAATGGGAAGAAGTACATGGAATCCAACGGAAGCTCATTAGCGAAGAGAAATGGATCATCGACGGAAATTACGGCTCCACGATGGAGTTACGCATGGATGCGGCGGATACGATCATCTTCCTGGATCTATCGAGATGGCGGTGCAGCTACCGAGCCATGAAGCGCATGTTCCGCTATCACGGGAAGTCCCGGCCCGATATGCGGGAAGGCTGCGAGGAGCGATTGGACCTGACCTTCCTCAAGTGGATCTGGCAGTACCCGAAGGAGAAGCGGCCGGGCATCCTTCAAAAGCTTGCAGCTTACAGTGAGGAGAAAACCATCATTCATCTGAAGAACCCACGGAAAGTCCGGAACTTCCTGAAGAATGCCAAAACGTATAAGGGGGCATCAGCATGA
- a CDS encoding sensor histidine kinase, translated as MYILVSTIQLISFFIIFTAVSRYSFSKEEYAGYSLAVIVMGQLFSYFVGVWGALSVFGLLIWISFRKEDRLTALGVFYAAYALVMNSFLGFLFADLIEWIIGFGFQGATANLDYLVYLLTAFSPPLLNAGILFLLGNYVAQVRIEEVERFSAVMLIPVTTLLLLVVAAAYVILTLVHGEGNRDPLLENVLYGLGALVLIGFGYFIFQYRHIQRKQLEKAREDQLAQLQDYTSQLEKLYDEIKGFRHDYVNILLTLESGIVAGDLNEVRSVFEQTVKPTGERMKGNEHSLVHLKNIHVPEIKSILASKLLIAQRKGMNISLEILSPVRHIDIELISFTRIISILLDNAVEGAIQSPEREITVAVIEGEWEQVWIVENSIEGFVDVSTIFNKGASTKGRERGMGLYTVRGILEGIPLATLETRIIEPRFLQTLTIRKER; from the coding sequence ATGTATATTCTCGTCAGTACCATCCAACTCATTAGTTTCTTTATCATCTTTACTGCTGTTTCCCGCTATTCGTTCAGCAAAGAGGAATACGCAGGCTATTCTTTAGCTGTCATCGTGATGGGACAGCTTTTTTCATATTTTGTTGGGGTGTGGGGGGCTCTGTCGGTATTCGGGCTGCTGATTTGGATATCCTTCCGCAAAGAAGACAGGCTCACTGCATTAGGTGTTTTTTATGCGGCATATGCCCTCGTGATGAATTCCTTCCTCGGCTTTTTGTTCGCAGATCTCATAGAATGGATCATCGGGTTCGGCTTCCAGGGAGCGACGGCGAATCTGGATTATCTGGTGTATCTGTTGACAGCCTTCTCACCTCCGCTTTTGAATGCCGGAATCTTGTTTCTACTGGGGAACTATGTAGCGCAGGTGAGGATAGAGGAAGTGGAACGTTTCAGCGCGGTGATGCTGATTCCTGTGACTACCTTACTTCTTCTCGTGGTTGCGGCAGCGTATGTGATCCTCACGCTTGTACATGGGGAAGGGAATCGCGATCCGCTTTTGGAAAACGTCCTTTATGGACTTGGTGCCTTGGTGCTCATCGGCTTTGGTTATTTTATCTTTCAATATCGCCATATTCAGCGAAAGCAATTAGAAAAGGCGAGAGAAGATCAGCTTGCCCAGCTCCAGGACTATACTTCCCAACTCGAGAAACTTTATGATGAGATCAAAGGGTTCCGTCATGATTATGTCAATATCCTATTGACACTTGAGTCTGGTATTGTAGCGGGAGATTTGAATGAAGTGAGATCGGTGTTTGAACAGACGGTGAAACCGACGGGAGAACGGATGAAAGGGAATGAGCATAGCCTTGTTCACTTGAAGAATATCCATGTTCCGGAAATCAAAAGCATTTTGGCTTCCAAACTGTTGATTGCCCAGCGTAAGGGAATGAACATAAGTCTTGAGATCCTTTCACCGGTCCGACATATCGATATAGAGCTCATTTCGTTCACACGGATCATCTCCATTCTTCTAGATAATGCGGTGGAAGGGGCGATTCAATCCCCGGAGCGAGAAATCACAGTGGCTGTCATTGAAGGGGAATGGGAGCAAGTATGGATAGTGGAAAATTCCATCGAAGGCTTCGTTGATGTATCGACCATTTTTAACAAGGGGGCATCCACAAAAGGAAGAGAAAGGGGAATGGGATTGTACACAGTAAGAGGGATTTTGGAAGGAATCCCTCTGGCAACGCTGGAAACAAGAATAATAGAACCTCGCTTCCTGCAGACACTGACGATTAGAAAAGAAAGGTGA
- a CDS encoding response regulator transcription factor, giving the protein MKIYLLEDNIIQQQRLEGMIKEICAEESVPYQNLVATGRPRDLISSLQDATLHTLYFLDLEIHDEEQKGFEVAKEIRRSDAYGTIVFVTTHSELAMKTFEYHIGAVDFIDKGLEPKAFRKRVRDCLLLASERRGTSIPLGMFRYHNGQSSFQIPFAELLYVETTGIPHKLRLVSTTRIMEFYGDLKELEGIDDRLFRTHRGYIVNLEAIREIDRRNKVIQLHGGSSCLVSRRLIKGLLEAWERRRGEGDHLKR; this is encoded by the coding sequence GTGAAAATCTATCTATTGGAAGACAATATCATTCAGCAGCAGCGTTTAGAAGGAATGATCAAGGAAATCTGTGCAGAAGAATCTGTTCCGTATCAAAATCTCGTTGCCACCGGCAGGCCCAGGGACCTTATTTCTTCTCTGCAGGATGCGACTCTTCACACCCTTTACTTCCTTGACCTCGAGATCCATGACGAGGAGCAAAAAGGCTTTGAAGTGGCGAAAGAGATTCGCCGATCAGATGCATATGGAACAATCGTGTTCGTCACAACCCATTCGGAACTGGCGATGAAGACGTTCGAGTACCATATCGGTGCAGTCGATTTCATAGATAAAGGCCTCGAACCAAAAGCATTCCGCAAGCGCGTCAGGGATTGCTTGCTTCTTGCTTCAGAGAGGAGAGGGACCTCAATCCCGTTGGGTATGTTCCGCTATCATAACGGCCAAAGTAGCTTTCAGATACCATTCGCAGAACTTCTCTACGTTGAAACGACAGGTATCCCCCATAAGCTCCGTCTCGTCTCCACAACCCGGATCATGGAGTTCTATGGGGATCTAAAGGAATTGGAGGGGATCGATGATCGTCTTTTCCGTACGCATCGTGGGTATATAGTGAATCTTGAAGCCATCCGTGAAATCGACCGGAGGAATAAGGTGATCCAGCTACATGGAGGATCATCCTGTCTGGTTTCCAGAAGGCTCATAAAGGGATTGTTAGAAGCATGGGAGAGAAGAAGGGGTGAAGGAGATCATTTGAAAAGGTAA